Sequence from the Festucalex cinctus isolate MCC-2025b chromosome 21, RoL_Fcin_1.0, whole genome shotgun sequence genome:
aaataatatagctagtaagtaataagacacgcaaaaatggtatagttgaatcctctgggtcaaaaagcaatgttttaggattgtgtgatgaaatgatgaataaaagtaaggatacgacaggtacataaatggttatgtaagtgtaaaatttggcatggtgtgtccagatacatgcaggataagtataaaatattatggtgtgtgattgattttttcttagtaaaaattagtattgtaatggtcaagtcacattatgtccaaacattttttttttaaaaatctatggtatagaaacatcataatcaggggcaaagacataaacataataatagtaattaataatgatagaatttaaatacaatcttttccatgaatatgtcagttattttgagaagatacagaaaaaaaagaactttgaagtgtctatcagtggatgaaagagggcaagatcacagcatagctacatgatatcagtcacatttgaaagtaatcaagtgtagtatgtattcacattatatacattgagaaattgcggctcaataatcagtcagtgttttagttaacagtccaatgttaccttcaagatattcctaacagaaaaaaaggaacgtgcattaacaaaaaaatgtaaaaatgtccattgtcaaacatgtcattcattatacacaatgtgtaggatggggatgcttgctgtgttagtgtttgtgtgtcttccatgtcatatagcttaccatcacggacaaatgcatcacatgcatcctttataaccaatgcagtctggagttctttcacaagcttggttttgaagtctatctgtttttcaagtgctcgattgactcgagtcacatggactagttggttcatttgggaatgaagatcaaggctgcgctggtataagtcgttgcgactggaagcatgatcaatgcatgcatactgtaatgacaaagcattcaatgaaaatcagtcatgttagattccatgattctaaatagcagaggtaacgtgttggtgcaaaacgttgtggtcgtgttgcatgttactcaatggctgtgtgtgtcaaaacgagtttatttgaaagaatatacaaatatatacacacggacatatatatttatacagtataacagtaccgcatgtattggttttaaggaaagagttgaaaagcagtgttcagaaaaaagcataagacgcacaaagtaccatttcactacatgtaataagttgtcaagtagacatgtgaattaagtggttaagatagtggctactgtgcaagtaagcttcaattgtctctaaaaggttagcatatgtgttctacatgatatcaatggctagacgtgctcgtggagaaatattacaaacagaaaaacacactaaaggtgcctttaacaaacctgttaataaatgagaacttaatacatatatgtatggcatactgtatatgattgagaaagttgtcctgtttagtttatgtattgtatacttacggaaaaaagttggcaatctttgcgtatggagatgattagagggtctttatcaaaagagaatttgcttgttgatttgttcatgttctgtagaaaagcaaaggagtagaaataaatacagtatcatacttcataaacatacaagaaatttgtagctgtattaaccattgttggtatttgaagtgataatttaggaatagaagtgtagtgattgcagaatttatagagtgcttaccttgtatgactttgtagatggaaatgtcttttgttgaaagagctctttgtctactatatatgcaaggacaagcataagtaggtgtggttatgaagtacttgaccattgaaataaagcagtggtatcaaatgtatggaccgtggtttggctcaggcctgcaaaggggtttaatgtggcacaagagataatcttgtaaggtacaaaaaataataataatataataggtatgcctctgagttttcacaaatctaggtcaagtcaagtcatctttagttattttgcgcttgaatcat
This genomic interval carries:
- the LOC144010858 gene encoding uncharacterized protein LOC144010858, encoding MNKSTSKFSFDKDPLIISIRKDCQLFSYACIDHASSRNDLYQRSLDLHSQMNQLVHVTRVNRALEKQIDFKTKLVKELQTALVIKDACDAFVRDDVSNAATQTEEATEDMHEDDDHNITGQVNPPEVLARRSKRPRTNSSMEVTLS